In Streptomyces capitiformicae, one genomic interval encodes:
- the rho gene encoding transcription termination factor Rho: MTTTTLERTSTHRQPPARITGVLEIAQGGQGHLRAEIGLSTSSDPQVPAALIRRYGLRKGDTVEGVRDGRRALTEVERINGRTPEELRGRPHFGDLTPLHPRTRLRLEHRASGVTGRLVDLVAPVGKGQRGLIVAPPKTGKTVLLQQLAAAIAANHPEAHLMVVLVDERPEEVTDMRRSVRGEVYASAFDRSPKQHIALAELVVERAKRLVEQGEDVVILLDSLTRLCRAHNNAAAAGGRTLSGGVDAAALQGPKRLFGAARLTEEAGSLTILATTLVETGSRADDFFFEELKGTGNMELRLDRALADRRVFPAVDITPSGTRREELLLTPGELFAVRGLRRALRSREGQANVEALLERMRATPDNATFLGQLSR; this comes from the coding sequence ATGACCACCACCACACTCGAACGCACTTCCACCCATCGGCAGCCCCCGGCCCGGATCACCGGCGTCCTGGAGATCGCACAGGGCGGGCAGGGACACCTGCGCGCCGAGATCGGGCTGTCCACCAGCTCGGATCCACAGGTTCCCGCCGCGCTGATCCGCCGGTACGGCCTGCGCAAGGGCGACACAGTCGAGGGCGTACGCGACGGCCGACGCGCCCTCACCGAGGTCGAGCGGATCAACGGCCGTACGCCCGAAGAGCTGCGCGGCCGCCCGCACTTCGGCGATCTCACCCCGCTGCACCCGCGCACGCGGCTGCGGCTCGAACACCGGGCGAGCGGTGTCACGGGCCGTCTGGTCGACCTGGTGGCACCGGTCGGCAAGGGCCAGCGCGGGCTGATCGTGGCGCCGCCCAAGACCGGCAAGACGGTGCTGCTCCAGCAGTTGGCCGCCGCGATCGCCGCCAACCACCCCGAGGCCCACCTCATGGTCGTCCTGGTCGACGAGCGGCCCGAGGAGGTGACCGACATGCGGCGCTCCGTGCGGGGCGAGGTGTACGCCTCTGCGTTCGACCGGTCCCCCAAGCAGCACATCGCGCTCGCCGAACTCGTCGTGGAGCGCGCCAAGCGGCTCGTCGAGCAGGGCGAGGACGTCGTGATCCTGCTGGACTCCCTGACCCGGCTGTGCCGGGCCCACAACAACGCGGCCGCCGCCGGTGGCCGCACCCTCAGCGGCGGTGTCGACGCCGCCGCGTTGCAGGGTCCGAAGCGGCTCTTCGGTGCCGCCCGGCTGACCGAGGAGGCCGGCTCCCTCACCATCCTCGCCACCACCCTGGTCGAGACCGGCTCCCGCGCCGACGACTTCTTCTTCGAGGAGCTCAAGGGCACCGGCAACATGGAGCTCCGCCTGGACCGCGCCCTCGCCGACCGGCGGGTCTTCCCCGCGGTCGACATCACCCCGTCCGGGACCCGCCGCGAGGAACTCCTGCTGACACCGGGCGAGTTGTTCGCCGTACGAGGGCTGCGGCGGGCCCTGCGCTCGCGTGAGGGCCAGGCGAACGTCGAGGCACTGCTGGAGCGGATGCGGGCCACGCCGGACAACGCGACGTTTCTTGGGCAGTTGTCGCGATAG
- a CDS encoding sulfatase-like hydrolase/transferase, with protein MSLSTRSSQLPDTDEKSEAAEPSTDEAEGGAAKPPTDEAGQADEAGETNEAGETDEVGEAGERGGRWQRIRAYPAALRRKYPLAARSVSWGLTALAAALVFFALMMPGKVEYFTAPQFVRIPVEPILGAAVLMVLPRRTRLVASVLTGVFLAALIVVKALDIGYNQFLGRGFNVVLDWGLLDDAESYVGDTLGGTGARLLVIGLVVLVVLLFVAASLAVVRLSNVLARHRDRAMRGTVVAGTVWITCAAVGLTPLGDTAFASRNTIGFVQDRWARAKETIRDEAAFAKEAEQDKFADVPADRLLTGLRGKDVMFTFIESYGRAALEDEAIAPGVTSTLDKADADLRAAGFAAKSGWLTSATYGGSSWLGHSTFLTGLWIDNQSRYRTVTAGERFTLPGAFDKTGAWRTVGVVPGVQYNWPEGDFYGFDQVYDSRNLGYRGPKFSWSTMPDQYTLTAFQRLEAAKKGDKPLMSEIILTSSHQPWAPLPEMVGWDEVGDGSVFKGIQKAGKDPADVFTDPVKVKEEYGKSVQYSLRSLLEYVEKYGDENTVLVFLGDHQPMASVSGNGADHDVPVTILARDPKVLDRIDDWGWSDGLRPGDDAPVWRMDSFRDLFLTAYGEEPNAVNSPKP; from the coding sequence GTGTCGCTCTCCACGCGCTCCAGTCAACTGCCCGACACGGACGAGAAATCAGAGGCCGCCGAGCCGTCGACCGACGAGGCAGAAGGAGGAGCCGCGAAGCCGCCGACCGACGAGGCCGGTCAGGCTGATGAAGCCGGTGAGACCAATGAGGCCGGTGAGACCGATGAGGTCGGCGAGGCCGGTGAGCGCGGCGGCCGTTGGCAGCGGATCCGGGCGTACCCGGCGGCCTTACGGCGGAAGTACCCCCTCGCCGCGCGGAGCGTGTCGTGGGGCCTCACGGCGCTGGCCGCCGCCCTCGTGTTCTTCGCGCTGATGATGCCGGGCAAGGTCGAGTACTTCACGGCGCCGCAGTTCGTGCGCATACCCGTGGAGCCGATTCTCGGGGCGGCTGTGCTGATGGTCCTGCCGCGCCGCACGAGACTGGTCGCGTCGGTGCTCACCGGGGTGTTCCTGGCGGCGCTGATCGTGGTGAAGGCGCTCGACATCGGCTACAACCAGTTCCTCGGGCGCGGCTTCAACGTGGTGCTCGACTGGGGGCTGCTCGACGACGCCGAGTCGTATGTGGGGGACACCCTGGGCGGCACGGGCGCTCGGCTCCTGGTGATCGGCCTGGTGGTGCTGGTCGTGCTGCTGTTCGTCGCCGCGTCGCTGGCGGTGGTCCGGCTGTCGAACGTCCTGGCCCGCCACCGGGATCGGGCGATGCGGGGCACGGTCGTCGCCGGAACGGTGTGGATCACCTGCGCGGCGGTCGGTCTGACTCCCCTGGGGGACACGGCGTTCGCCTCCAGGAACACGATCGGTTTCGTGCAGGACCGCTGGGCCCGGGCGAAGGAGACCATCCGGGACGAGGCCGCGTTCGCCAAGGAGGCAGAGCAGGACAAGTTCGCGGATGTTCCCGCCGACCGGTTGCTGACCGGGCTGCGCGGCAAGGACGTCATGTTCACCTTCATCGAGAGCTACGGCCGGGCAGCGCTGGAGGACGAGGCCATCGCGCCGGGCGTGACCTCGACCCTCGACAAGGCGGACGCGGACCTCCGCGCGGCCGGGTTCGCCGCGAAGAGCGGCTGGCTGACCTCCGCGACGTACGGCGGGAGCAGCTGGCTCGGGCACTCCACCTTCCTGACCGGCCTGTGGATCGACAACCAGAGCCGCTACCGCACGGTCACTGCCGGCGAACGGTTCACCCTGCCCGGCGCCTTCGACAAGACCGGCGCCTGGCGGACGGTCGGAGTCGTACCGGGCGTCCAGTACAACTGGCCGGAAGGCGACTTCTACGGCTTCGACCAGGTCTACGACTCCCGAAATCTCGGCTACCGGGGGCCGAAGTTCAGCTGGTCGACCATGCCCGACCAGTACACCCTGACCGCGTTCCAGCGCCTGGAGGCCGCCAAGAAGGGCGACAAGCCGCTGATGTCGGAGATCATCCTGACCTCCAGCCACCAGCCCTGGGCGCCCCTGCCGGAGATGGTCGGCTGGGACGAGGTCGGCGACGGCTCCGTCTTCAAGGGCATCCAGAAAGCGGGCAAGGACCCGGCGGACGTGTTCACCGACCCCGTGAAGGTCAAGGAGGAGTACGGCAAGTCCGTCCAGTACTCGCTGCGCAGCCTCCTGGAGTACGTGGAGAAGTACGGCGACGAGAACACCGTCCTGGTCTTCCTGGGCGACCACCAGCCCATGGCCAGCGTCAGCGGCAACGGCGCCGACCACGACGTACCCGTCACCATCCTCGCCCGCGACCCGAAGGTCCTCGATCGCATCGACGACTGGGGCTGGTCGGACGGCCTCCGCCCCGGCGACGACGCCCCCGTGTGGCGCATGGACTCCTTCCGCGACCTCTTCCTGACCGCCTACGGCGAGGAGCCGAACGCCGTCAACTCGCCCAAGCCTTAG
- a CDS encoding D-alanyl-D-alanine carboxypeptidase family protein: MTIGFSSRVALCCSALCAIGALAVASSPRGAGPSVGSAALDAKAVREPPPLYRPGVQVRPRPGAPGLPRDVSAVAWLVADARTGEVLASHNAHLRLPPASTLKTLFALTVLPELPAGLRHTVEREELADLGAGSSLVGVKENHTYRVADLWRGVFLSSGNDAVRVLAALNGGWRATAEQMQAKARALGALDTRVVSPDGYDAPGQVSSAYDLAVFGRAGLRNAEFAAYCATVTAKFPAGGSSYDIRNTNRLLTGAGVARYPGLIGIKNGYTSNAGNTLVAAAERGGRTLVTTVLKPRVGGGLAVYEETRSLLDWGFRAAGRVEPVGSLLPPRPAAAPQPGPESAPPVREKEEVTGPGWPSAGVIVGSVAAGLAAAAVVLSLRFRKGRFTGD; this comes from the coding sequence ATGACCATCGGATTCTCATCCCGCGTCGCCCTCTGTTGTTCCGCCCTCTGCGCGATCGGCGCGCTTGCCGTCGCGTCGAGCCCGCGGGGCGCCGGTCCCTCGGTCGGGTCGGCCGCGCTGGACGCCAAGGCCGTGCGGGAGCCGCCGCCGCTGTACCGGCCGGGGGTCCAGGTGCGGCCACGCCCCGGGGCGCCCGGGCTTCCCCGGGACGTCTCCGCGGTGGCGTGGCTGGTGGCCGACGCCCGCACCGGCGAGGTGCTCGCCTCGCACAACGCCCACCTCAGACTGCCGCCCGCCAGCACCCTGAAGACCCTGTTCGCGCTCACCGTCCTGCCGGAACTCCCGGCGGGCCTCAGACACACCGTCGAGCGCGAGGAACTGGCGGACCTCGGCGCGGGGAGCAGTCTGGTCGGCGTCAAGGAGAACCACACCTACCGCGTGGCCGACCTGTGGCGCGGTGTCTTCCTCAGCTCGGGCAACGACGCCGTACGGGTACTGGCCGCTCTCAACGGCGGCTGGCGGGCCACCGCCGAGCAGATGCAGGCCAAGGCCCGGGCCCTCGGTGCCCTCGACACCCGGGTCGTCTCACCCGACGGCTACGACGCTCCCGGTCAGGTGTCATCGGCGTACGACCTGGCGGTGTTCGGGCGGGCCGGACTGCGCAACGCGGAGTTCGCCGCGTACTGCGCCACGGTCACGGCGAAGTTCCCCGCGGGCGGCTCGTCGTACGACATCCGGAACACCAACCGGCTGCTCACGGGCGCGGGGGTCGCCCGCTATCCGGGGCTGATCGGCATCAAGAACGGCTACACCAGCAACGCGGGCAACACCCTGGTCGCCGCCGCCGAGCGAGGCGGACGCACCCTCGTCACCACGGTGCTGAAGCCCCGGGTGGGCGGCGGGCTCGCCGTGTACGAGGAGACCCGTTCGCTGCTCGACTGGGGTTTCCGTGCCGCCGGACGCGTCGAGCCCGTGGGCTCGCTGCTGCCGCCACGCCCGGCGGCGGCACCTCAGCCCGGCCCCGAGTCGGCGCCTCCCGTCCGTGAGAAGGAGGAGGTGACGGGTCCCGGTTGGCCGTCGGCGGGCGTGATCGTGGGCTCGGTCGCTGCCGGGTTGGCTGCGGCGGCCGTGGTGTTGTCCCTGCGGTTCAGGAAGGGAAGGTTCACCGGGGACTGA